Proteins from one Telopea speciosissima isolate NSW1024214 ecotype Mountain lineage chromosome 1, Tspe_v1, whole genome shotgun sequence genomic window:
- the LOC122653153 gene encoding uclacyanin-3-like, which translates to MDVASGLLIMLLVAPAVYAIDYTVGESAGWNQGVDYNAWVSGKTFNVGDTLLFQYGPTHTVDMVSSSDYQNCSTSSPLNSYSSGKDTITLNSTGTTYFICPTTYHCFQGMKLAVTIAGNASAPSSTPTSSPSSSTTSNSLSLQIRLAGNSCNNICALLLGLGVSLVYYALMG; encoded by the exons ATGGATGTGGCAAGTGGTCTCTTAATTATGCTCTTGGTCGCTCCGGCCGTCTATGCCATAGATTACACAGTGGGTGAAAGTGCTGGCTGGAACCAAGGTGTGGACTACAACGCATGGGTTTCTGGAAAGACTTTCAATGTCGGTGACACACTCT TGTTTCAGTATGGACCGACTCATACCGTGGACATGGTGAGCAGCAGCGATTACCAAAATTGCTCAACAAGCAGTCCTCTTAATTCCTACAGCAGTGGAAAAGACACAATCACCCTTAATTCAACAGGTACAACGTACTTCATATGCCCAACTACATATCACTGCTTCCAAGGGATGAAACTAGCGGTCACCATCGCTGGCAACGCCTCAGCTCCATCCTCCACACCCACATCGTCaccctcctcctccaccacctccaattcgctgtctCTGCAAATCAGATTGGCCGGAAATTCGTGTAACAACATCTGTGCTCTGCTTCTTGGGCTTGGGGTTTCCCTTGTCTATTATGCACTTATGGGCTAG